DNA sequence from the Nicotiana tomentosiformis chromosome 3, ASM39032v3, whole genome shotgun sequence genome:
AAACCTTTGTGAACGTTATctcttccggtgacaagcggaatagctgcgttcggtcttcggccatccccATTTTGGGTTCCCTGTGTCAttcctttagatgaccacgtgtcatatcatattttaccataTACAGTTTCCCGGTCTAATTTTCTCCTTTATGCTTGGCTTGATCCGTATTTCATGTAGAGTCCAGAACCCATTTGTGGTTCTTTTTgacaaaaaaaaacgaaaatgTGTGTAAAAAAGAGTTACCTAACTatatataacgctcttttaaagagaGTTATACTTTAACGGACGTTTTGGACGTTAAAGTATAgtgctctttaaaagagcgttatacatATAACGCCTTTCGAAACAGCGCTATATATGTATAACGCAGTtataaagagcgctatacctatTTTTCAGCCCCCCCGAGctaggcattgccttatttaaaggcgttaggattttacaaaaatccattcaGAAATATTCGTAACTCCTGTTAAAATTTTTTTccttgttaaattctcaagcattttttcataatgtctgaagagcgaaaagtaagggtttcattatattgggggagagggggggtgaggttgtggtagCGAATAACACTGTGaactatagtttatctccacagtgtcatgttaagttgtcacttacaatggagtacgatacattgatatcgttgttatgtaaaaaaaatgagtgtgaggaaacgttcggtgaaccttaagtaaccggaagatatccgtatttcatcactccgcaaggggttacttgttatgctgagtttaacatcgacgatgatgaaactttgagggattttttgaggacttcggatgaataccgggaatttcttgtgataaaaatgttggaaatgtacgtcaaggtcgaagacattcgcaataatgaggttgaaCATAGTAGGGATAACCCTCAGTCGTCGGGTGGTTATTCTGGAGCAGTTTTTGCCGGACAGGTTTCGGCTGAAAGAGTTTAGCCTGATTTAAACTTATCAACacaggcgaatgaggagcgaggaaataatttctctcctgctttacataatccacaagacgagtggtaaactttaattttccttagtgttacgatgtatatttttgttgtattgaatttgtattaccactcatatattccacagggggtaccggccagatatgacttttacaagttatgaacccacgCCTAGTTAGAATATGCGTaattttggtgtgttggatcatggcgGTCCATTCGGGAGTCATCACCAATaggataatgtccatcaaggaatgtcaacacattacgaCTTGCAAGTGAAGTGATACAACTATATggaaagtatttattaatttgagtaggttattattttgttgtttgtgcagtgaaaacgagcaagttgAACCACCTGTCCTGACttaattgcccgaagacgacatattaaatcgggatctggcagatgcacagagtgaggaagagaacagtgattatgatAATAATGCCGATGATtccggagatgacacacccttccctcgtgaggatggtgatgaggaggaagagaatgaaggACTTGATTTGATGAAGGAGTATGCTCcacccccgttagaccaagagtgtacgagtcccaagtgccgtttcattcaaggaagattccctaccttgatcatttgccaagtatgccggatgtggatgctctcacaagggattttgatgaaattcggacagcaatgtgggatgattctagaccaacggtgctggcaaagggcatgttttttcctgataaagcgcgcctaagcagggAGGCAAAAATATAcagcataaaagagtgtcgtgagatgacggtatgggagTCAATTCCGGATGTATACAAGGCTGTTTCCTGCAGATGGTTTACGGGTAGTCATTGGATTCTGCGTGTGAGCAAGAAGAACACAGGTCTATGGAAAGTGGGTAAATATATTCCCACCCACagatgtgaaatggacacattcaatgggaatcactacaacttggatattgacttgatttcttttgtccttattccacaccttgaagcgtccataaggtataaaATCAAAGAGTGCATTACATCAGTCCACTAGGAATATGGCCATatcattaccaaaagaaaggcatttctcgggcgcaaacgtgcgtttgaaattatttatggtaactgggataagtcatttgcagctctacccaggtacatagCCGcactgcaacactttaaccccgggatggttgttgaatggaagcttgagcggagtccgagaagaccagaatatatattcaattacgtgttctgggcatttaaaccagcaattgatggttttttGCATTGCCGACCGGTAATATCCATAAAcaacactcatgtctatggaaagtatgatatcaagttgttgatcgtcgttgcagtagatgctaatggacaaatatttcctctagcttttgctatttatgccaatgaaagccaagagacgtggacgctGTTTTTGAATCATTTGAAAGAGCATGTTGTCAAACAGCGTTCcagtatttgtctaatatctgatcggcatggtggtatcTTAAGTTCTGTAGAGAATTGGCCTGCATGGCAAGAACCTTATGCCTACCActgttactgtgtgaggcacctgaaggccaattttCATAAGGCACATCCCAACAAGAATCTGCATGATTTGATGTGAATGGCAGCAACATACCACCAAGAGCATAAATTCCggaggcacatggaatctatcaggcaggaagacgagagagcctatcgttggttgatgcgatATGAGCTTGACATGTGGACTTTGCATGTGGATGGTggaagaagatggggaattctgactacaaatgtgtcagagtctttcaacgggttattgaagtcggcAAGAGGATTGCCTGTCACTACCATGGTGCACATGTCGTTCAAGCATATggcagagaggtttgttgaaagggctgcAGCTGCAACATCATTGATGGAAAGAGGTGTTAAATTTATACCACTGCCGATGaagagatttgagaaatacaaGCGGCGTGCACATTGGCATTTATTTTTACAGTATGATCAGgacagaaatatttttgaagtttgcaccgctatccatcaaaaccgggggaataatgtacataccataaatgaatctacaaggttatgctcttgtgggaaatggtccatctaccacatgaCATTCTCACATGCCAATAGGTACTTTCAACATGTTGGTTTAGGGCCAACCAGCTACGTTGATAAacaatatagtgttgctgcatacttaaacacctatagtggccagtgggtgctgagcattattgaccgtcggaaccatttaaaatggtgtgtaacaaggagtttTTGTGTCGAATACAGGTGCAGAAGAGAACGCGTATtcagaaccaaatggatgttagcGATACCATTTATGCGCGCAAATGTggtatatgctcgcaaacaggacatgaccgtcgaaaatgtccttcggctggtttgggtggcggtggtaatccATCTCCTGGTGGGAGTTCTTCTAATGTACCCAAAtatcaaggatacacgtagtaACTGGGTTTCGTAATGtagttgtaataagtgtatgtacttgtttatgttgcaagatgtatcaaataaaattatgtttccattattgttaaatcttattgataatgGTCTTTTTTCAGTTGAGTAAATTAATGAATTTCTCCCTCCCGTTCATGTAATCaaaaatagtattggattaaaaaataaaattttttttaGTAGACCTTCGAATTTCACGCTAAAATTATTATTAGAAAACTATACTGTCAGAGGAGGAAGATTTttgataaatatgtgaatatatatagcgcggttaaatactacgttatgtgttagcatagcgcggttaaatactatgttatgtgtgttgtcttctCCAACATATCCAACAAATCGCTGCAAATGGGGAGATTATGCTGAGCCTCATAGATATGTATATATCCCCGCCggagaacccacctcctagctagagggagaaacaGAGGTGGTACATCCGGAGGTAATTATGGTAGAGGTGGttgcaactgcaggaaccgctcccaggcccaaacctaacatacaaagttgACGTAAAATTTAAGATAAATTTTTACTAGAtatgttataatgaatagagtattcgaatatgttATCACCTATAGCAGCGACAAAAATCCACATACGTCATgttgggtgcccatgctcgcccgacACATCTGCCCGTACAAGTAGGCAAGAACAGCAGCACCCCAGCTGTACTGggataaatcatctagccgctgaagatgatgaagaaatctcaagctgactaggttccccgaagtgttaGGGAACAagacccctccaaacataaggagCAGCAGCAACCTCGTATACCAGCGAATATACAGATCATCTGTCTCGCCAGTGATGTTGGGGTGCAATATCTCCATATGTTGTCGAATAGCTGTCAAACTCATGCGACTGGCCCCTGAGTGTGCAGTCTCATCCTGTGGCCTGAAACCAGTGAGCTGCTGCAGCATGTCCAAATATTGCCCACGCGTCATCTCTCTTATGGCCTGAGGCAGTGCAACAGGCAGTCCATTAATGGGCAGCCCATATAAAACGTCCACATCCTGCAGtgtgatggtggcctcgccaatgggcaggttgaatgtcgtccactctcctggcgcggagaatctgggccagtaactctccctcccatGTGTGGACggacctatgatcgccctgtaacaCTAATAGCTCATCGCAGAAAAGTTCGGGATGCATAGGCGGCACgtccatgtcgtctactgtaaattaaacaacattaattgtatgtttgttctataaattaaataattaatttttatagttatacaatatttaattggacagagtatatatctatgggttcTAGACtcaatatttgaggcccagtagcaccaaactATCATAAATTCTTGTATgggtcaattttattattttacatgttagtttcataattttgtatgtttgttctgtaaattaaataattaatttttttaattatacaatatttaattggacaaagtattaacatatgggttccaggctcgatttttgaggcccaatagcaccaaggtatcctaaattcttttatgtgtcaaattttattattttacatgttagtttcataattttgtatgtttgttttgtaaattaaataattatttttttataattatataatatttattggataaagtattcacatatgggtttcaggctcgatatttgaggccccgtagcaccaagctatcctgaatttatgtatgtgttagttttattattttacatgttagtttcataattttatatgtttattttgtaaattaaataattaatttttataattatacaatatttaattggatagAGTATTCActtatgggttccaggctcgatatttgagacccagtagcaccaagctatcctgaattcttgtatgtgttagtgtttattattttacatgttagtttcataattttatatgtttgtattgtaaattaaataattaatttttataattatacaatatttaattggatataatattcacatatgggttccaggctcgatatttgaggcccagtagtacCAAACTATcttgaattcttgtatgtgttagttttattatttttacatgttagttttataattatatatgtttgtttgtaaattaaataattaacttttgtaaattggacagagtttgtcTTTGATATATCAGTATAAGAGATACTTAAACAACAGGGATACTAAAAGgctctacattttactacgctaaaagggcactatattactagtctttaagcaaataaataatctaaactagataaaaacaacaaatacattttaatcacaaaatattcacgaaaatacatataaaacagtaaaagtaatTTATTAACATttttattaataaataataataatttctcaaTTTTTACATGTTGTTTTAGaacactaatatcttagtccggataaaaataatatagcagtttaatcgcaaaaaaatacaaaacaatatGGAACACATTCAAAATAACTAATATGTATTATTTATACGAGTTTCGACataaactaaatcggaatacctcgatttatgttTTTCGAAAAGTTGAAGAATTGAAGATTTGAGTCCGGAACAAGCAACCCACAACAAGAGAAGACTTAACTAGGATGTGGGATCAATACTCTTTACTTTTTGTGGGACGGGTGGGGTCCACTCGATTTTTTTATCTAGTtaatgggggagggggggggggggcgctGGAACATTTTTTAAAAATGGGAGAGGGAGCTTCTGGTTCAAAACGTGGGGGAAATGGAAGGGGAATATTTTTTATGtatgtatagcgcggtatataaaaGCGTTATACATATAGCGCTTTTATATATCGCGTTATGCATACCTGTCTTATCAGCTTCCAGGTATATTGCCTTTATTAAAGGCGTTTTTACATATAACGCTCTTTGAAAGAGCGCTATACCTTAATGTCCAAAACAGacgttaaagtatagcgctctttaaaagagcgatATATATAGATATGTCACTCTTTCTTTTTTACACTTATTTTGGTCCTACTTGTCCAAA
Encoded proteins:
- the LOC138907402 gene encoding uncharacterized protein: MLEMYVKVEDIRNNEVEHSRDNPQSSGGYSGAVFAGQSEEENSDYDNNADDSGDDTPFPREDGDEEEENEGLDLMKEYAPPPLDQESMWDDSRPTVLAKGMFFPDKARLSREAKIYSIKECREMTVWESIPDVYKAVSCRWFTGSHWILRVSKKNTGLWKVGKYIPTHRCEMDTFNGNHYNLDIDLISFVLIPHLEASIRYIAALQHFNPGMVVEWKLERSPRRPEYIFNYVFWAFKPAIDGFLHCRPVISINNTHVYGKYDIKLLIVVAVDANGQIFPLAFAIYANESQETWTLFLNHLKEHVVKQRSSICLISDRHGGILSSVENWPAWQEPYAYHCYCVRHLKANFHKAHPNKNLHDLM
- the LOC138907403 gene encoding serine/threonine-protein phosphatase 7 long form homolog, which encodes MTRGQYLDMLQQLTGFRPQDETAHSGASRMSLTAIRQHMEILHPNITGETDDLYIRWYTRLLLLLMFGGVLFPNTSGNLVSLRFLHHLQRLDDLSQYSWGAAVLAYLYGQMCRASMGTQHDVWAWERFLQLQPPLP